A genomic stretch from Anaerococcus mediterraneensis includes:
- a CDS encoding GNAT family N-acetyltransferase, with translation MRKARKNDLEKILIIIEGAKKSLKKDGVDQWQIEPMGYDFLSGQIDKDKSFVYEKDGEVLAYCFLSNDREKSYDPIDDKFLGKNYITIHTFAVKSDQRCKNIGTNFLKYIKSYAKSMGLDSIRIDTHEDNKKMLGLINKFSFKKRGQIFIDEAGAKKPRIAYELIL, from the coding sequence ATGAGAAAAGCAAGAAAAAATGACCTTGAAAAAATTTTAATAATTATAGAAGGTGCAAAAAAGTCCCTAAAAAAAGATGGGGTCGACCAGTGGCAGATAGAGCCTATGGGATATGATTTTTTATCTGGTCAAATAGACAAGGATAAGTCTTTTGTCTATGAAAAAGATGGGGAAGTTTTAGCTTATTGTTTTCTATCTAATGATAGGGAAAAATCCTACGATCCTATAGATGATAAGTTTTTGGGTAAAAATTATATAACAATCCACACTTTTGCTGTAAAAAGCGATCAAAGGTGCAAAAATATTGGTACCAACTTTTTGAAATATATAAAATCTTATGCCAAAAGTATGGGCCTAGATTCTATTAGGATAGACACCCACGAGGATAATAAAAAAATGCTTGGCCTTATAAATAAGTTTTCTTTCAAAAAAAGAGGACAGATTTTTATAGATGAGGCAGGGGCAAAAAAGCCAAGAATAGCTTATGAGTTGATATTATGA